One genomic region from Quercus robur chromosome 4, dhQueRobu3.1, whole genome shotgun sequence encodes:
- the LOC126724030 gene encoding receptor-like protein 14 isoform X2, with amino-acid sequence MWLQSLGKQMLMAEKGSGSKIKLKEKMRNKLSKLNNLEQLMLDGSSIDRSLLHKIGVMTSLNVLAVSNCGLNGTLPSRGWCELKKLQEIDLSNNNFEGRLPSCMANLTSLRVLDLCNNHFNGNIVQSPLSSLTSLEYLSFSDNNFSIPSTFSFLFNLSNLKILLSDNNILALEPDSLTLIPTFQLKVLSLSTCSFNIHNSTPPRFLHYQYDL; translated from the exons ATGTGGCTCCAATCTCTAGGAAAGCAAATGCTAATGGCGGAGAAGGGCAGTGGCTCAAAGATCAAGctaaaggagaaaatgagaaata aGTTGAGCAAACTAAACAACCTTGAACAGTTGATGTTGGATGGTTCATCAATTGATAGAAGTCTTCTTCATAAAATTGGAGTTATGACTTCTCTTAATGTATTGGCAGTGAGCAACTGTGGACTGAATGGCACCCTACCTAGTCGag GCTGGTGTGAACTTAAGAAGCTCCAAGAGATAGACCTCAGCAACAATAATTTTGAAGGGAGACTACCTTCATGTATGGCAAACTTGACATCACTCCGGGTATTGGATCTCTGTAACAATCACTTCAATGGGAACATTGTCCAGTCTCCACTATCAAGTTTGACATCACTTGAGTACCTTTCTTTCTCTGATAACAACTTTTCGATCCCATCCacattttccttccttttcaacCTCTCAAATCTTAAGATCCTATTAAGTGATAACAATATATTAGCTTTGGAACCTGACTCTCTTACTTTGATTCCAACCTTCCAATTAAAG GTTCTCAGTTTGTCTACTTGTTCATTTAACATTCACAATAGCACACCTCCTAGATTTCTTCATTACCAATATGATTTGTGA
- the LOC126724029 gene encoding receptor-like protein 9b, which produces MELGRFWWWVVLILVQLGMNGCFGCWEQEKAALLQLKASMNFTADIDPLRTWNSTNKNSDCCDWERVKCDNTTGHIIQLDLYDMIRLGREDWCLNASLFLPFEELQHLDLDANWISRWVPNEGFERFSALRKLEMLYLANNNFNNNILSSLSGISSLKLLYLSYNKLNGSFHIPAFSNLEDLYLDDNEIDDFVTTTTKGSNNLPKLQVLELGWNKVNARIFKSLTTFTSLKILRMRGNNLEGSFTSYN; this is translated from the exons atggaGTTGGGACGTTTTTGGTGGTGGGTAGTGTTAATTTTGGTTCAATTAGGTATGAATGGGTGCTTTGGTTGCTGGGAGCAAGAGAAAGCAGCTCTCTTGCAACTCAAAGCTTCCATGAACTTCACAGCTGATATAGATCCTTTGCGAACTTGGAACTCAACCAACAAAAATAGTGATTGCTGTGATTGGGAGAGAGTGAAGTGCGACAACACTACAGGGCATATAATCCAACTTGATCTTTATGATATGATCCGTTTGGGTAGGGAAGATTGGTGTTTAAATGCCTCTTTGTTTCTTCCCTTTGAAGAGCTCCAGCACCTCGATTTGGATGCTAATTGGATTAGTAGATGGGTCCCAAATGAAG GTTTTGAAAGATTCTCAGCGTTGCGCAAGCTGGAGATGCTTTACTTGGCTAATAACAATTTCAACAACAACATCCTGTCATCGCTCAGTGGAATTTCTTCGCTGAAGCTACTATATTTGAGTTATAATAAATTGAATGGATCATTCCACATCCCAG catTTAGCAACTTGGAGGACCTCTACTTGGATGACAATGAGATCGATGACTTcgtgacaacaacaacaaaag GTTCAAACAACTTACCTAAGCTGCAAGTCCTAGAGTTGGGTTGGAACAAAGTTAATGCACGAATTTTCAAGTCATTGACCACCTTCACATCATTGAAGATCTTAAGAATGAGAGGAAACAATTTGGAAGGATCGTTTACAAGTTACAACTGA
- the LOC126724030 gene encoding receptor-like protein 56 isoform X1 translates to MYGKLDITPGFENVEEEVEFTTKTRTYSYTGDILEYMFGIDLSCNNLAGKIPLELGRTSSNIRALNLSHNNLSEPIPVTFSNLKQIESLDLSYNNLNGKIPPQLTEMTSLAVFIVAHNNLSGTIPDRKNQFITFDESSYEGNPLLCGPPLHNSCTKMRPLSTISVDIEGEGGSFIDMSVFYISFVVAYITILLGIVVVLYINPYWRRAWFNFIEVCIDTCYYFFVVHYHRLFNFSFA, encoded by the exons ATGTATGGCAAACTTGACATCACTCCGG GATTTGAGAATGTTGAAGAAGAAGTAGAGTTCACAACAAAAACTAGAACTTACTCCTACACGGGTGACATCCTTGAGTACATGTTTGGAATTGACCTCTCGTGCAACAACCTAGCAGGTAAAATCCCACTGGAACTCGGTAGGACGAGCAGCAACATTCGTGCATTGAACTTGTCACACAACAATCTATCCGAACCAATCCCAGTAACATTCTCAAATCTAAAGCAAATAGAAAGTCTGGATCTTTCCTACAATAATCTGAATGGCAAAATTCCACCTCAGTTGACCGAAATGACCTCTCTAGCAGTCTTCATTGTGGCTCACAACAACTTATCAGGAACAATACCTGACAGAAAAAATCAATTCATTACTTTTGATGAAAGCAGTTATGAGGGGAACCCTCTCCTGTGTGGGCCTCCATTACATAATAGTTGCACCAAAATGAGGCCATTGTCTAcaatatcagtggatattgagGGGGAAGGTGGTAGTTTCATTGACATGAGTGTCTTCTACATAAGCTTTGTGGTGGCTTACATAACTATCCTGTTGGGAATTGTTGTAGTTCTCTACATAAATCCATACTGGCGTAGGGCGTGGTTTAACTTCATTGAAGTGTGCATTGACACTTGCTACTACTTTTTTGTGGTTCATTACCATAGGTTGTTCAATTTCAGCTTTGCATAG